A window of Belonocnema kinseyi isolate 2016_QV_RU_SX_M_011 chromosome 9, B_treatae_v1, whole genome shotgun sequence contains these coding sequences:
- the LOC117180302 gene encoding ubiquitin recognition factor in ER-associated degradation protein 1 isoform X2 has product MFGFNMFPDNPRPFNTQYKCFSVSMLPGNERQDVERGGKIIMPPSALDTLTRLNIVYPMLFKLTNKKTNRITHCGVLEFVADEGKVYLPYWMMHNLLLDEGEILNIESVSLPVATYARFQPQSEDFLDITNPKAVLENGLRSFACLTTGDIVAIKYNARIYEMCVLESKPGPAVSIIECDMNVEFAPPVGYKEPIRPVRKEDQDINPDELMPEPAGFVAFKGQGNRLNGKKKKKEDSAAAEPPASKPVYVRGIPDYDYKIGTLRFLRNVKPVNNKEPREANEFKPFAGEGNLLRRSKKR; this is encoded by the exons ATG TTTGGATTTAACATGTTTCCGGATAATCCCCGGCCTTTTAATACCCAGTACAAATGTTTTTCTGTATCTATGCTGCCGGGAAATGAAAGACAAGACGTAGAACGAGGTGGAAAGA tTATAATGCCTCCCTCAGCTCTAGATACACTCACGAGATTGAACATAGTTTATCCGATGCTTTTTAAGCTAACAAATAAAAAGACGAACAGAATAACACACTGTGGTGTGCTGGAATTTGTCGCAGATGAGGGAAAAGTCTACCTTCCATATTGG atgaTGCACAATCTTCTTCTCGACGAAGGAGAAATATTAAACATCGAATCAGTTTCTCTCCCCGTAGCTACTTACGCTCGTTTTCAGCCCCAATCCGAAGACTTTCTAGACATAACAAATCCGAAAGCGGTGCTTGAAAATGGTTTGAGGAGTTTCGCCTGTCTAACGACTGGAGACATAGTTGCAATAAAGTACAACGCTCGAATATACGAAATGTGCGTTTTGGAAAGTAAACCAGGTCCTGCTGTTAGTATAATTGAATGTGATATGAACGTCGAATTCGCACCACCGGTCGGATACAAAGAACCAATCAGACCTGTTAGAAAGGAAGATCAAGACATCAATCCTGATGAGCTAATGCCAGAACCTGCAGGTTTCGTCGCATTTAAGGGTCAAGGTAATAGACTAAAcgggaagaagaaaaagaaagaggATTCCGCGGCAGCTGAACCACCTGCGAGTAAACCTGTTTACGTTAGAGGTATTCCCGATTATGATTACAAAATTGGCACGCTTAGGTTTCTGCGCAATGTGAAACCAGTCAATAATAAGGAG CCGAGAGAAGCAAACGAATTTAAACCCTTTGCTGGAGAAGGAAATCTTTTGAGAAGGTCCAagaaaagataa
- the LOC117180302 gene encoding ubiquitin fusion degradation protein 1 homolog isoform X1 — protein sequence MTFNFQFGFNMFPDNPRPFNTQYKCFSVSMLPGNERQDVERGGKIIMPPSALDTLTRLNIVYPMLFKLTNKKTNRITHCGVLEFVADEGKVYLPYWMMHNLLLDEGEILNIESVSLPVATYARFQPQSEDFLDITNPKAVLENGLRSFACLTTGDIVAIKYNARIYEMCVLESKPGPAVSIIECDMNVEFAPPVGYKEPIRPVRKEDQDINPDELMPEPAGFVAFKGQGNRLNGKKKKKEDSAAAEPPASKPVYVRGIPDYDYKIGTLRFLRNVKPVNNKEPREANEFKPFAGEGNLLRRSKKR from the exons ATGACTTTCAACTTTCAGTTTGGATTTAACATGTTTCCGGATAATCCCCGGCCTTTTAATACCCAGTACAAATGTTTTTCTGTATCTATGCTGCCGGGAAATGAAAGACAAGACGTAGAACGAGGTGGAAAGA tTATAATGCCTCCCTCAGCTCTAGATACACTCACGAGATTGAACATAGTTTATCCGATGCTTTTTAAGCTAACAAATAAAAAGACGAACAGAATAACACACTGTGGTGTGCTGGAATTTGTCGCAGATGAGGGAAAAGTCTACCTTCCATATTGG atgaTGCACAATCTTCTTCTCGACGAAGGAGAAATATTAAACATCGAATCAGTTTCTCTCCCCGTAGCTACTTACGCTCGTTTTCAGCCCCAATCCGAAGACTTTCTAGACATAACAAATCCGAAAGCGGTGCTTGAAAATGGTTTGAGGAGTTTCGCCTGTCTAACGACTGGAGACATAGTTGCAATAAAGTACAACGCTCGAATATACGAAATGTGCGTTTTGGAAAGTAAACCAGGTCCTGCTGTTAGTATAATTGAATGTGATATGAACGTCGAATTCGCACCACCGGTCGGATACAAAGAACCAATCAGACCTGTTAGAAAGGAAGATCAAGACATCAATCCTGATGAGCTAATGCCAGAACCTGCAGGTTTCGTCGCATTTAAGGGTCAAGGTAATAGACTAAAcgggaagaagaaaaagaaagaggATTCCGCGGCAGCTGAACCACCTGCGAGTAAACCTGTTTACGTTAGAGGTATTCCCGATTATGATTACAAAATTGGCACGCTTAGGTTTCTGCGCAATGTGAAACCAGTCAATAATAAGGAG CCGAGAGAAGCAAACGAATTTAAACCCTTTGCTGGAGAAGGAAATCTTTTGAGAAGGTCCAagaaaagataa